One Thermofilum pendens Hrk 5 DNA segment encodes these proteins:
- a CDS encoding ABC transporter ATP-binding protein yields the protein MTRITLKGVTKVYGAVKAVDNVNLEINDGELFTILGPSGCGKTTTLRIIAGFEVPDEGRVYFDDEDVTFLKPYMRETAMVFQNYALWPHMTVFENVAYGLRIRKKQLRLTDEEIERRVKEALSLVRLEGLEDRYPLQLSGGQQQRVALARALVVQPKVLLLDEPLSNLDAKLRIEMREEIKRIQKSLGITTVYVTHDQLEAMSISDKIAVMDKGRVLQYGHPREVYFRPTNLFTAEFLGRSNIYKGEVVERGEGYVVVRVEELGIDVKAVPVAENLVGKVAVVVRPEVFTVGGQRGEPNTVKGTVDFVMFLGDRTEVRLKVGKASLIAYLPNTYYPQVGEELELSAPWRNVIAIPV from the coding sequence ATGACCAGGATAACCCTTAAAGGCGTCACGAAAGTCTACGGCGCGGTAAAAGCCGTCGACAACGTGAACCTGGAGATAAACGACGGCGAGCTATTCACCATTCTCGGGCCCAGCGGTTGCGGTAAGACGACGACCCTCAGGATAATAGCGGGCTTCGAGGTCCCCGACGAGGGGAGAGTGTACTTCGACGACGAGGACGTAACGTTCCTCAAGCCGTACATGAGGGAAACCGCGATGGTCTTCCAGAACTACGCGCTCTGGCCCCACATGACCGTCTTCGAGAACGTTGCCTACGGTCTGAGGATAAGGAAGAAGCAGCTAAGGCTGACGGACGAGGAGATCGAGCGAAGGGTAAAGGAGGCGTTGAGCCTCGTTAGGCTTGAAGGACTCGAGGACAGGTACCCGCTCCAGCTAAGCGGCGGACAACAGCAGAGGGTAGCGCTTGCAAGGGCTTTAGTCGTGCAGCCGAAAGTACTCCTTCTCGACGAGCCTCTCAGCAACCTTGACGCGAAGCTGAGGATAGAGATGAGGGAAGAGATAAAGCGCATCCAGAAATCGCTCGGAATAACCACTGTGTACGTCACTCACGACCAGCTAGAGGCGATGAGCATAAGCGACAAGATAGCAGTGATGGACAAGGGCAGGGTCCTCCAGTACGGACACCCGAGGGAGGTCTACTTCAGGCCTACGAACCTCTTCACGGCGGAGTTCCTTGGCAGGAGCAACATCTACAAGGGAGAAGTCGTCGAGAGGGGGGAGGGATACGTGGTGGTGAGAGTAGAGGAGCTAGGCATTGACGTCAAAGCGGTACCCGTAGCTGAGAACCTCGTCGGGAAGGTTGCCGTCGTGGTAAGACCGGAAGTGTTCACCGTTGGGGGGCAGCGGGGAGAGCCAAACACCGTGAAGGGAACCGTGGACTTCGTGATGTTCCTTGGCGACAGGACGGAGGTCAGGCTGAAGGTTGGGAAGGCGTCCCTGATAGCGTACCTTCCGAACACGTACTACCCGCAGGTAGGCGAGGAGCTCGAGCTCTCGGCGCCCTGGAGGAACGTTATAGCGATACCCGTCTAA
- a CDS encoding DUF1641 domain-containing protein, translating into MVGVEELFTPERRAAFEKFLDTLVKLDEYGLLDAVNGLVDPELIGRLAEILITPSTLKLLDRVDELVGLLGEVDVDAVKSNVGTLKAVLEALQKEPKPVGLAGLLRALSDPEVQRGLGVAIEVLKALGRASQKK; encoded by the coding sequence GTGGTAGGAGTGGAAGAGCTGTTCACGCCGGAGAGGAGGGCGGCCTTCGAGAAGTTCCTGGACACGCTGGTGAAGCTGGACGAGTACGGGTTGCTGGACGCTGTTAACGGGCTTGTGGACCCGGAGCTCATAGGTAGGCTCGCCGAGATACTGATAACGCCTTCCACCCTGAAGTTGCTAGACCGCGTAGACGAGCTGGTGGGCCTACTGGGCGAAGTAGACGTGGACGCCGTTAAGAGCAACGTGGGGACTCTGAAGGCAGTCCTAGAGGCGCTTCAAAAAGAGCCGAAGCCCGTGGGGCTAGCCGGGCTACTCCGAGCTTTGTCCGACCCCGAGGTTCAAAGAGGCCTAGGAGTCGCGATAGAGGTTCTCAAGGCCTTGGGGAGGGCTTCCCAGAAGAAATAG
- a CDS encoding creatininase family protein: MTVLKLEELSYVELKEEVEKRKIDSFVLPVGTVEPHGTHLPLGTDTLIPSALGEYVAEKVNAVLLPPVHYGVTTGLHGYFGSVRVQPETLEALVYEILESMSLHGFRYGLILNGHGGNTQALDNAAKKAWLRNKLAVMVVDWWILAREKGVTREVLGKEGGHAATDETAMVLAIRPELVKRNLYTPSAVYVYSAAVKAYPYPGTVINYSEGEGDVEFKPGEARRYFERVADLVAEVFLRYKKSLEGTVF; encoded by the coding sequence ATGACGGTACTGAAACTGGAAGAGCTTTCTTACGTCGAGCTGAAGGAGGAGGTAGAGAAGAGGAAGATCGACTCCTTCGTTCTGCCTGTTGGCACGGTGGAGCCCCACGGGACACACCTCCCTCTAGGCACGGACACGCTCATACCGAGCGCGCTTGGAGAGTACGTCGCCGAGAAGGTTAACGCCGTTTTACTCCCCCCAGTGCACTACGGTGTCACCACGGGTCTTCACGGCTACTTCGGGTCGGTGCGCGTACAGCCGGAAACGCTGGAGGCACTGGTCTACGAGATACTGGAAAGCATGAGTCTTCACGGCTTCAGGTACGGGCTGATACTCAACGGGCACGGCGGGAACACCCAGGCACTAGACAACGCCGCCAAGAAGGCTTGGCTTAGGAACAAGCTGGCAGTCATGGTCGTTGACTGGTGGATACTTGCACGCGAAAAGGGGGTCACGCGGGAGGTTCTCGGCAAGGAGGGTGGACACGCCGCTACCGACGAGACTGCGATGGTTCTCGCTATACGACCAGAGCTCGTGAAGAGAAACCTCTACACGCCTAGCGCGGTGTACGTATACTCGGCGGCCGTCAAGGCTTACCCCTACCCTGGAACCGTGATTAACTACTCGGAGGGCGAGGGCGATGTTGAGTTTAAGCCCGGTGAGGCGCGGAGGTACTTCGAGAGGGTTGCAGACCTCGTAGCGGAAGTATTCCTACGCTACAAGAAGAGCCTGGAAGGCACCGTTTTCTGA
- a CDS encoding DsrE family protein, which translates to MSKGLAIIMFSGTADKFIPLGVLTQTAANLGVPVRIFVTGFATPYFTKNKPQPRFPKEFEDMVPGLLKGLEKMKAPSWYDMVREAKEVGDVKVYVCSLIAEALGLKKEDLDPIVDDIVGATFFMKETAEYEVIFI; encoded by the coding sequence ATGTCGAAAGGTCTAGCAATAATAATGTTCTCAGGGACAGCGGACAAGTTCATACCCCTAGGCGTCCTCACGCAGACAGCCGCTAACCTAGGCGTCCCCGTAAGGATCTTCGTGACAGGCTTCGCTACTCCCTACTTCACCAAGAACAAGCCTCAACCCAGGTTCCCCAAGGAATTTGAAGACATGGTACCCGGGCTCCTCAAAGGGCTCGAAAAAATGAAGGCTCCGAGCTGGTACGACATGGTTCGCGAGGCGAAGGAGGTAGGCGACGTGAAAGTCTACGTGTGTAGCCTGATAGCCGAAGCCCTAGGCCTGAAGAAGGAGGACCTAGACCCGATAGTAGACGACATAGTCGGAGCGACGTTCTTCATGAAGGAGACCGCCGAATACGAGGTAATATTCATATAG
- a CDS encoding NAD(P)/FAD-dependent oxidoreductase, with amino-acid sequence MERVVIIGGGGGGAILANLLPEEFKVTVVDKSEVHFFQPGNLWIAFKGVRKEKFLRPLRSLLKPRVEFVHDEVVSVDLNERVVKTASGKSLSYDYVVFASGAELDYGSVPGHRELLERFGDFYSTPENAEKLHASLRGLKEGRFVIGIADPVYKCPPGPHKAAFLSWEFFARRGLSDKVKVVLAVPVPHAYPSKTIADIIEPELNSRGIELHTFFTVNEVDVANKRIVSLEGEELSFDVAAVVPPHRGPSYAVNPAEVKDGSGYIKIDKYTSRVEGFDDAYAIGDCTNAPTSKSGVTAHLQAEVVAARLQGIDARYSGRTNCPLITDGKGLFVISDYDHPPIPVRLSKFKRLMEDFFVATYWSAVRSPELWSPIFRAYFEATDEFIRRGEGW; translated from the coding sequence ATGGAGCGTGTAGTCATCATAGGAGGCGGTGGAGGAGGAGCCATACTGGCCAACCTTCTCCCGGAGGAGTTCAAGGTAACGGTCGTCGATAAAAGCGAGGTACACTTCTTCCAGCCGGGCAACCTCTGGATAGCGTTCAAGGGGGTTAGGAAGGAGAAGTTTCTCAGGCCTCTACGCTCCCTCCTGAAACCCAGGGTAGAATTCGTCCACGACGAGGTCGTAAGCGTGGATCTCAACGAGAGGGTTGTGAAGACGGCCTCCGGGAAAAGCTTGAGCTACGACTACGTGGTTTTCGCCAGCGGGGCGGAGCTGGACTACGGCTCCGTGCCCGGCCACAGAGAGCTACTCGAGAGGTTCGGGGACTTCTACTCCACGCCCGAGAACGCCGAGAAGCTGCACGCCTCGCTGAGAGGCTTAAAGGAGGGTAGGTTCGTGATAGGGATAGCGGATCCTGTGTACAAGTGCCCTCCGGGGCCGCACAAGGCGGCCTTCTTGTCCTGGGAGTTCTTCGCCAGGAGGGGTCTAAGTGACAAGGTGAAGGTTGTCCTCGCCGTGCCAGTACCCCACGCGTACCCGTCTAAAACGATCGCGGACATAATAGAGCCCGAGCTGAACTCTCGCGGTATAGAGCTGCACACGTTTTTCACTGTGAACGAGGTGGACGTGGCGAACAAGAGGATAGTCAGCCTTGAAGGCGAAGAACTCTCCTTCGACGTGGCAGCCGTAGTTCCGCCGCACAGGGGTCCTAGCTACGCCGTTAACCCGGCGGAGGTTAAGGACGGGAGTGGCTACATAAAGATAGACAAGTACACTAGCCGGGTGGAGGGCTTCGACGATGCCTACGCCATAGGGGACTGTACAAACGCGCCTACCTCTAAGAGTGGCGTCACGGCCCACCTACAGGCAGAAGTCGTAGCCGCGAGGCTTCAGGGGATCGATGCCAGGTACAGCGGTAGGACGAACTGCCCCCTGATAACCGACGGTAAAGGGTTGTTCGTTATAAGCGACTACGACCACCCGCCGATACCCGTAAGACTCTCGAAGTTCAAGCGGCTCATGGAGGACTTCTTCGTGGCTACCTACTGGAGCGCTGTGAGAAGCCCCGAGCTCTGGAGCCCCATATTCAGGGCTTACTTCGAGGCGACGGACGAGTTTATAAGGAGGGGGGAGGGGTGGTAG
- a CDS encoding sulfurtransferase TusA family protein encodes MPEITVDARGMACPGPISALTRAYRNAQNGDLIIVLATDPGFEPDVKAWVERTKNELVELAKVDGNVIKAVIKVTAKK; translated from the coding sequence ATGCCTGAAATCACCGTAGATGCCCGTGGGATGGCGTGCCCAGGGCCAATCTCCGCTCTTACGCGGGCTTATCGCAACGCCCAAAACGGGGACTTAATCATTGTGCTGGCGACGGATCCGGGCTTCGAGCCTGACGTCAAGGCCTGGGTGGAGCGCACCAAGAACGAGCTCGTCGAGCTCGCCAAGGTAGACGGGAACGTCATAAAGGCCGTTATAAAGGTAACTGCTAAAAAGTAG